TGGGAATGTACGCCAGCGGTTTTGAGGCTTGAGTCGCGGTGAGCTGCGCCAGGCGCACGCTGGTGCGCAGCGGTATGACCCGGCGGATGGGCTTGCGGGGTGCCCCGCTGACGTTCTTCACGGCAGCGAAGCTCAATTCGATCTCGACCGGTGCATACAGGTCGTTGCGCACGTAGACGCTGTCCACGCCGTCTTTTTTCAGGATGACGTAATACACCTGACGGTCCAGATGCTCGTCCATCTGGTCCAGAAAGACGAACACCTTTGAGCCTTTCGAGGGGCGGTCGCTGTAACTGACCACGCCATTGGCATCGGTGGATTTGTAGATCGTCCCGGCGCCCGCCGTAGCGCACGCCATGAACAGAGCACAACACAGCAGCAGGCGCATGAGCATGGGCAGGACTCTGTCGACGGAAGGCATGAAAATCAGCCTAGCAGCCAAAATTGTCCTGCATGGTCGGCAGCTGTTGCAAAGCGTGCTGCGCCGGTCACGCCCCCGGAATGAAGTGTTTCTGCGCAGTCCCACGGGCGATCAGGCGCGAAATGTAGTCGAGCTTCTGCGCGTCCTGATCGACGAAACGAAACGTCAGCTGCAACCATTCGCTGTCGGGTTTGGGTTCATGGGCGACGATGGCGTGCAGGTAGCCGTTGAGGCGCGCCGTTTCCGCGTTGTCACCCTGCTCCAGATCGAGCACAGCGCTGTCGAGGACCTGTGGCAGGGTCTCGGTGCGCTTGATCACCAACAGTGCCTCCTTGATGCTCAGGGCCTTGATCACGCAGGGCTGGCTGCCGCTGGGCAGACGCAGCTGGCCCTGGCCACGGCCGCCAGCCACTGCAGGCGCGGGTGGTTTGACCGGCGGGCTGTTGAGCAGGCCCTTGCTCGCATCCGCGGCGCTGGTGCCCTGCAGGTAAGCATTGGCCGCGACGGTTGCCGCCGGGGCTGGTGCATTGGCCCTGGTGGCCGTCAAGGCGCTCAGCGAGTCGTTGGCGAATGCCGGCGCCAGGCGGGTCGGCGCCTGATTCATCAACGCGTCGAGCTTGCCAATCTTGTTCAGGGCCTGCTTGACCTTGCTCAGTAACTGCTCGTTGGTGAATGGCTTGCTCACGTAGCCAGAGACGCCAGCCTGGATCGCCTGGACCACGTTCTCCTTGTCGCCCCGGCTGGTCAC
This region of Pseudomonas fluorescens genomic DNA includes:
- a CDS encoding response regulator, encoding MSKVNVLVVDDAAFIRDLVKKCLRNYFPGMRIEDAVNGKKAQALLAREAFDLVLCDWEMPEMSGLELLTWCREQPALRSMPFIMVTSRGDKENVVQAIQAGVSGYVSKPFTNEQLLSKVKQALNKIGKLDALMNQAPTRLAPAFANDSLSALTATRANAPAPAATVAANAYLQGTSAADASKGLLNSPPVKPPAPAVAGGRGQGQLRLPSGSQPCVIKALSIKEALLVIKRTETLPQVLDSAVLDLEQGDNAETARLNGYLHAIVAHEPKPDSEWLQLTFRFVDQDAQKLDYISRLIARGTAQKHFIPGA